One region of Sulfurisphaera ohwakuensis genomic DNA includes:
- a CDS encoding MarR family winged helix-turn-helix transcriptional regulator, producing MLESNENRIQIMSTIAKIYRAMSRELNRRLGELNLSYLDFLVLRATSDGPKTMAYLANRYFVTQSAITASVDKLEEMGLVVRVRDKEDRRKILIEITEKGLETFNKGIEIYKKLANEVTGDLSEDEVILVLDKISKILKRIEEISQ from the coding sequence GTGTTAGAAAGTAATGAGAACAGAATACAAATAATGTCGACAATAGCAAAAATATACAGAGCTATGAGTAGGGAACTTAATAGAAGGCTAGGAGAACTTAACTTATCCTATCTAGATTTTCTTGTTTTAAGGGCTACAAGCGACGGGCCAAAAACAATGGCATATTTAGCAAATAGATATTTCGTTACACAATCAGCAATAACAGCTTCTGTTGACAAACTAGAAGAAATGGGTTTAGTTGTAAGAGTAAGGGATAAAGAGGATAGAAGAAAGATACTAATCGAGATTACTGAGAAAGGACTTGAGACATTTAACAAGGGCATAGAAATTTACAAAAAATTAGCTAATGAAGTTACCGGAGATCTAAGTGAAGATGAAGTAATATTAGTTTTAGATAAGATTTCAAAAATTTTGAAAAGAATTGAGGAAATTAGTCAGTGA
- a CDS encoding AAA family ATPase, whose translation MNANTSTSPTPSLLSTYINAIELGIIILTFIIPLIYFIYFMRMMRVGHSQQRQLERKMNRIPSITWDQIYDMEEIKTRLDEIASYVMKKGKAYGVILFGPPGTGKTSIAKALANKLRWNYFELKSTDVMSKWYGESEYLLDNFFNVVELNAPAVVVIDEIDGFTLKREGDIHEVTHRLINIFLMRLQELHDKNLPILIIGTTNIPQEIDEALLRPGRFDEVIYVPLPDENSREKIWCGYVQNVDCKELAKRSNRLSPADIKEIVEEVKIRCEKEGRIPTTQDFIKALESYKPSVSIQTIVKFENIAKKYSRHKLGERPYGVPDIRWDDLGDLEDVKRIIRDSIELPLKRKDLAEKLGIKPVKGLLLYGPPGTGKTSIAKALANELNASFIILSGEEISSAGPFNAGEIIAEKFHIARDNAPAIIFIDEIDMIARARGENEWRTALTELLNQMDGIRENEEIVVVGATNRPWDLDPAILRPGRFDKIIYVPPPDEKGRVEVLKVLCRGLTVDEETLQKVAKITDGYTPADLKLVVDEIRRNLLKEATITGVARITLTFNDFIKILANVKPSVSKETLKMYEEFKIQRI comes from the coding sequence ATGAATGCTAACACATCAACATCTCCTACTCCTTCGCTACTTTCAACATATATTAATGCGATTGAACTGGGAATTATAATTTTAACTTTCATCATTCCGTTAATCTACTTTATTTACTTTATGAGAATGATGAGAGTAGGACATTCACAACAAAGGCAACTAGAAAGGAAAATGAATAGAATACCATCAATCACATGGGATCAGATTTACGACATGGAAGAAATTAAGACTAGATTAGATGAAATTGCTAGTTACGTTATGAAAAAAGGGAAAGCTTACGGTGTAATACTATTCGGTCCTCCAGGTACTGGAAAGACGAGTATTGCTAAGGCACTCGCTAATAAACTTAGATGGAATTATTTCGAATTAAAGTCTACCGATGTAATGAGCAAATGGTATGGTGAAAGCGAGTATTTACTTGATAACTTCTTTAATGTAGTGGAATTAAACGCTCCAGCCGTTGTCGTAATTGATGAGATTGACGGATTTACTCTAAAAAGAGAGGGAGATATCCATGAAGTCACTCACAGATTAATTAACATATTTTTAATGAGGTTACAAGAATTACATGACAAGAACTTACCGATACTTATTATTGGGACAACAAACATCCCGCAAGAAATAGATGAAGCGCTTTTAAGGCCAGGAAGATTTGACGAAGTGATCTACGTACCTTTGCCAGATGAGAATAGTAGGGAAAAAATATGGTGCGGTTACGTTCAAAACGTTGATTGCAAAGAATTAGCTAAAAGAAGTAATAGACTTTCACCAGCAGACATAAAAGAAATTGTTGAAGAAGTAAAGATCCGGTGCGAAAAAGAGGGAAGAATCCCAACAACACAGGACTTTATAAAGGCCTTAGAAAGTTATAAACCGTCTGTGTCTATACAAACTATCGTAAAATTCGAAAATATTGCTAAAAAATACTCAAGGCATAAACTAGGTGAAAGACCATATGGAGTACCGGATATAAGATGGGATGATCTAGGAGATCTAGAAGATGTTAAAAGGATAATCAGGGACTCCATAGAGTTACCACTGAAGAGGAAAGACCTTGCCGAAAAGCTGGGAATAAAACCAGTTAAAGGATTGTTACTTTACGGTCCTCCAGGTACTGGAAAGACGAGTATTGCTAAGGCATTAGCAAATGAGCTTAATGCTTCCTTTATTATTCTATCTGGTGAGGAAATATCTTCAGCTGGGCCATTTAATGCGGGAGAAATAATTGCAGAAAAGTTTCATATTGCTAGGGATAATGCACCCGCAATAATATTTATTGACGAGATTGATATGATTGCTAGGGCTAGGGGTGAAAACGAGTGGAGAACCGCATTGACTGAACTTTTAAATCAAATGGATGGTATAAGGGAGAATGAAGAAATAGTAGTAGTTGGAGCAACAAATAGACCATGGGACTTAGACCCAGCAATACTAAGACCTGGGAGATTCGATAAGATAATCTATGTACCACCACCAGATGAAAAAGGAAGAGTCGAAGTTCTTAAAGTATTATGTAGAGGCTTAACTGTAGATGAGGAAACTTTACAAAAAGTTGCTAAAATCACTGATGGTTATACACCAGCTGATTTAAAACTGGTAGTGGATGAGATTAGGAGAAACTTACTTAAAGAGGCAACGATTACTGGAGTTGCCAGAATTACATTAACCTTTAACGATTTCATAAAAATATTAGCTAATGTTAAACCAAGCGTTAGTAAAGAAACACTGAAAATGTATGAAGAGTTTAAAATACAGAGGATTTAG
- a CDS encoding nucleotidyltransferase domain-containing protein: MIKEPYATLLNNIVRIMREEFKDDLISIVLYGSVARGDNRNDSDVDLLIVMNNLPKDSMLKRIRLFETRVEDKLNLDEYWNKGYYISLSPILKTPDEAEKISPLYLDMVYDAVILYDKDQFFTRILEKLKEKLRELGAERIIMGKKWYWILKKDSKFGETVEL; this comes from the coding sequence ATGATTAAAGAGCCTTATGCTACATTACTTAATAATATAGTCAGAATAATGAGGGAGGAATTTAAGGACGATCTTATATCTATTGTACTTTACGGAAGCGTTGCCAGAGGAGATAACAGAAATGATAGTGATGTTGACTTACTAATAGTTATGAATAACCTACCTAAGGATAGTATGCTGAAGAGAATTAGATTGTTTGAAACCAGAGTTGAAGATAAGTTAAATTTAGATGAGTACTGGAATAAGGGATATTATATATCACTCTCTCCTATCCTTAAAACTCCAGATGAAGCAGAAAAGATTTCACCTCTTTATCTAGACATGGTATATGATGCTGTGATACTTTACGATAAGGATCAATTCTTTACAAGGATATTGGAAAAGCTAAAAGAGAAGCTTAGAGAATTAGGTGCTGAGAGGATAATAATGGGCAAAAAGTGGTACTGGATACTGAAAAAAGATTCGAAATTCGGTGAAACTGTTGAACTTTGA
- a CDS encoding HEPN domain-containing protein, giving the protein MNFDSLALSYILQAEERLNLAKIENERKKYNIVVRLCQEAVELSLKACLRLVNIEPPKFHDVGPILKNNAEKFPQWFREKIDIFASYSRSLRKERELSMYGDEETNTPPELLYSAYDAQLSIRIAEEVLEYAKKLYEEKKNQ; this is encoded by the coding sequence TTGAACTTTGACTCTCTTGCATTATCATATATCTTACAAGCCGAAGAGAGATTAAACTTGGCTAAAATAGAGAATGAAAGGAAGAAATATAATATAGTAGTGAGGCTTTGCCAAGAAGCTGTAGAACTTTCACTTAAAGCTTGTTTAAGATTAGTTAATATTGAACCACCAAAATTTCATGATGTAGGACCAATATTGAAAAACAACGCAGAAAAATTCCCCCAATGGTTCAGGGAAAAAATAGATATTTTTGCTTCTTACTCAAGATCGTTAAGAAAAGAGAGAGAACTATCAATGTACGGCGATGAAGAAACTAACACACCCCCAGAACTACTTTACTCAGCGTATGATGCACAGCTGTCAATCAGAATTGCTGAGGAAGTATTAGAATACGCAAAGAAACTTTATGAAGAGAAGAAGAATCAGTAA
- a CDS encoding heavy metal translocating P-type ATPase: protein MSEVRNEKKDLRIKREEELKIVGMHCATCVSTVSKAISSVQGVKDVNVNLASGNARVVIENARLKDIVRAVRKAGYDVVTQKVTLKVSLSEEEAGKLISVLDNIPGIIDVKINPSSGFVILEINPATVTGDEIVEELRRRGYKAEITTESFKGKSDFRDLFTRLVIASVFSFLIFIFPAYQLFLSIPVQFYSGLRFHLGFLRALRNKTSNMDTLVSLSSNIAWFYSLYSYLIHSSNYFFEASSLLITFILIGKTLEAYIKEKTSDDVIRLQTVKARLTDGTLVDSSKLRVGDVVMVKSGEIIPADGIVDEGEGYVNESIYTGETIPVRKKKGDPVIGGSILTSGFLKVYVTRAGNRTYISQVIEAIREAETTRLPIQSLVDKVSSIFVPVVIGVSVLAFALWYVVSHSLTFSILISVAVLASACPCPFGLATPMAVMVGIRKLVKKGIKVRNAESLERLREAKYIVFDKTGTITTGEFIVKPIGDENAIKLACAVEKLSSHPVGKAIASLYDVNAKVKDFNEFQGEGVYGKVNDHDVIVGKREFVLKNCEGDLDADVLVCVDSKVVAGFLLEDKIRDGVVELVNELKKYYEVIIATGDSSNFADKVGEVLGVKVYKGLSPDDKVELVRKLGKVIFVGDGVNDAQALKEALVGIAVSTGTDIAKYAGDIIVPSVLSIKYVIEQSKRTVRKIKENLAWAFTYNSVLIPISAGILYPFYLPPEYAALAMSMDSVLVSLWSFVQ from the coding sequence ATGAGCGAGGTGAGAAATGAGAAGAAAGATCTTAGGATTAAGAGGGAAGAAGAGTTAAAAATCGTAGGAATGCATTGTGCAACTTGTGTTTCAACAGTATCTAAGGCAATTTCTTCCGTTCAAGGGGTAAAAGATGTAAATGTTAACTTAGCCTCTGGTAATGCTAGGGTTGTAATTGAAAATGCTAGGTTGAAGGATATTGTAAGGGCTGTTAGAAAGGCTGGTTACGACGTTGTAACACAAAAAGTTACTTTAAAAGTAAGCCTTAGTGAAGAAGAAGCCGGTAAACTGATTTCTGTTCTAGATAATATACCTGGAATTATTGACGTTAAGATTAATCCTTCTTCGGGTTTTGTTATTCTCGAAATTAATCCTGCAACTGTAACTGGAGATGAAATTGTTGAGGAATTAAGGAGGAGAGGTTATAAAGCTGAAATAACTACTGAGAGCTTTAAGGGAAAAAGTGACTTTCGTGATTTATTTACAAGGTTAGTAATTGCCTCAGTCTTCTCTTTTCTCATATTCATCTTTCCAGCTTACCAGCTTTTCTTATCAATTCCAGTCCAATTCTATTCGGGCTTAAGATTTCATTTAGGTTTTCTTAGAGCTTTAAGAAATAAGACCAGCAATATGGATACGCTAGTTTCCCTCTCGTCTAATATTGCCTGGTTTTATAGCCTTTACTCTTACCTAATACATTCTTCTAATTACTTTTTTGAAGCTTCTTCCCTCTTAATTACTTTCATTCTTATAGGAAAGACTTTAGAAGCCTATATTAAGGAGAAGACTTCAGATGACGTTATTAGACTTCAAACTGTTAAGGCCAGACTTACTGATGGTACTTTAGTGGATTCCTCTAAATTGAGGGTTGGTGATGTAGTCATGGTTAAGTCCGGTGAGATTATTCCCGCTGATGGTATTGTTGATGAAGGAGAAGGATATGTTAATGAGTCAATTTATACTGGTGAGACTATACCGGTGAGAAAAAAGAAGGGAGATCCTGTGATTGGCGGTTCAATCTTAACTTCTGGTTTTCTTAAAGTTTATGTTACTAGGGCTGGAAATAGGACTTATATTTCGCAAGTTATTGAGGCTATAAGAGAGGCTGAGACTACTAGGTTACCTATACAGTCACTTGTTGATAAGGTTTCATCAATCTTTGTCCCAGTAGTGATTGGAGTTTCTGTTTTAGCCTTTGCATTATGGTATGTAGTCTCTCATTCGCTTACTTTCTCTATTTTAATTTCTGTTGCAGTCTTAGCCTCAGCATGTCCGTGTCCTTTTGGTTTAGCAACACCTATGGCTGTTATGGTAGGAATAAGGAAATTGGTTAAAAAGGGAATTAAGGTAAGGAATGCTGAGAGTTTAGAGAGGCTTAGAGAGGCGAAATATATTGTTTTTGATAAGACTGGGACTATAACTACCGGAGAGTTTATAGTAAAACCGATAGGTGATGAAAACGCAATAAAATTAGCATGTGCTGTGGAAAAGCTTAGTTCTCATCCAGTAGGTAAGGCTATTGCGTCTTTATATGATGTAAATGCTAAAGTTAAGGACTTTAACGAATTTCAAGGGGAGGGTGTATACGGAAAGGTTAATGATCATGATGTAATAGTGGGTAAAAGGGAATTTGTACTTAAGAATTGTGAAGGAGATTTAGATGCTGATGTTTTAGTTTGTGTTGACTCAAAAGTTGTTGCTGGGTTTTTGTTGGAAGATAAAATAAGAGATGGGGTTGTTGAGTTGGTTAATGAGCTTAAGAAATACTATGAGGTTATTATTGCTACTGGTGATTCAAGTAATTTTGCCGATAAGGTAGGAGAAGTTCTGGGAGTAAAAGTGTATAAGGGTCTTTCGCCAGATGATAAAGTAGAACTAGTTAGAAAGCTCGGTAAGGTAATTTTTGTCGGTGATGGTGTTAATGATGCTCAAGCTTTGAAAGAGGCTTTAGTTGGTATTGCTGTTTCTACTGGTACTGATATTGCTAAGTACGCTGGAGATATTATTGTACCTTCCGTTCTCTCTATCAAATATGTTATTGAACAGTCTAAGAGGACTGTGAGGAAAATAAAGGAGAATTTAGCTTGGGCTTTTACTTATAATTCTGTTTTAATACCAATTTCAGCTGGTATACTTTACCCCTTCTATTTGCCTCCAGAATATGCTGCCTTAGCTATGTCGATGGATAGTGTTTTAGTCTCCTTATGGAGTTTTGTTCAATAA
- a CDS encoding YHS domain-containing protein yields the protein MMIDPVCGMEVNESSQYKTMYKGKIYYFCSSACKRAFEKDPEKYLREGPKGMPDEEGHH from the coding sequence ATTATGATTGACCCGGTTTGTGGAATGGAAGTAAATGAATCATCACAATATAAGACAATGTATAAAGGTAAAATATACTATTTTTGTAGTTCTGCATGTAAAAGGGCGTTTGAAAAAGACCCAGAGAAGTACTTAAGAGAAGGACCTAAAGGAATGCCAGATGAAGAAGGTCATCATTAA
- a CDS encoding TRASH domain-containing protein, translated as MTKVNQIEYKILQMLKEDSRKSASKIAKELGLSRATVAKIIKSLKDKGVKFTVEYHEKGELFAFVISDKCLAEECYKLIDGKIMNIIRGDLSTISQKLSELGSDKYFISMEKLNEVSIERAELYCDYCGNEIKGNPYLVKLGKKVYYTCCKTCQTQLKKKLEHGNDGGKL; from the coding sequence ATGACAAAAGTAAACCAAATTGAGTATAAGATTTTACAAATGTTAAAAGAGGATTCGAGGAAAAGTGCAAGTAAAATAGCAAAGGAACTTGGCTTAAGTAGGGCTACGGTAGCTAAAATAATAAAATCGTTAAAAGATAAAGGGGTTAAATTTACAGTTGAATATCACGAGAAGGGAGAACTGTTCGCATTTGTAATTTCTGATAAATGTCTTGCTGAAGAATGCTACAAACTTATAGACGGAAAAATAATGAACATAATAAGAGGAGATTTGAGTACTATTAGCCAGAAACTTTCAGAATTAGGAAGTGACAAGTATTTTATTTCCATGGAAAAGTTAAATGAAGTAAGTATAGAGAGAGCGGAACTATATTGTGACTATTGCGGAAATGAGATTAAAGGAAATCCATATTTGGTAAAGTTAGGTAAAAAAGTGTATTACACTTGTTGTAAAACGTGCCAAACTCAGCTAAAGAAAAAGTTAGAGCACGGAAATGATGGAGGAAAACTATAA
- a CDS encoding DUF5678 domain-containing protein — protein MPESLVVRDPKYLGKFIAVDENFNIIGYADSREELEKELTRKGYSIADYDIIYVPKSFKKNTEGH, from the coding sequence ATGCCGGAAAGTTTAGTAGTCAGAGACCCTAAATATCTGGGTAAGTTCATTGCAGTAGACGAGAACTTTAATATTATAGGCTATGCCGATTCCAGAGAAGAGCTAGAAAAGGAGTTAACAAGAAAGGGTTATAGTATAGCAGATTACGATATAATATATGTCCCTAAATCCTTCAAGAAAAACACTGAAGGTCATTAA
- a CDS encoding type II toxin-antitoxin system RelE family toxin translates to MVCEKWIFRFLVKGEMDRAEFIKWLKRNFPRSKLLRIILEKLELLYKDPFKYTREKLGKDKYGNPMFSIEVTGDIRILYSVDSKNCIVFIWGIGSHKKVYGS, encoded by the coding sequence ATGGTTTGTGAGAAGTGGATTTTTAGATTCTTAGTTAAGGGTGAAATGGATAGAGCAGAGTTCATAAAGTGGTTGAAGAGGAATTTTCCACGCTCAAAACTTCTTAGGATTATCCTTGAGAAACTGGAATTGTTATATAAGGATCCATTTAAGTACACCAGAGAGAAGCTGGGAAAGGATAAGTACGGAAATCCTATGTTTTCTATAGAGGTTACCGGTGATATAAGGATACTTTATAGTGTGGATTCAAAAAACTGTATCGTATTTATTTGGGGGATTGGGTCTCATAAGAAGGTTTACGGGTCTTAG
- a CDS encoding ATP-binding cassette domain-containing protein: MEISNVSKSLSGKRVLKGITLRAETKRLILLGHNGSGKTTLLAIILGLLKPDSGSVRLNGINPLERRDEILKLVSFAFEKPKFDVNFKVRDVYEFLKNFAESDCLELFWNEIGLSKIKDSKILELSSGQTQLLHLMQAICRRSEIKVLDEPFSHLDYVRSGIIGDYLVKKGFQVIMSTHVPEEADWLADYVVILKDGELVWSGQFERLSEDGYYEVMVRGLYVPPGVLAKVGNVYIVKSTQEDLKKLMQEGKILGYKRAGVRRYYEVY; this comes from the coding sequence GTGGAGATCAGTAACGTCTCTAAATCACTGAGTGGTAAGAGGGTTCTTAAGGGGATAACGTTAAGGGCAGAAACTAAGAGGCTAATCTTACTAGGCCATAATGGCTCAGGAAAAACTACGTTGCTCGCAATTATTTTAGGTCTTCTTAAACCTGATTCTGGTTCCGTGAGGCTTAACGGCATTAACCCGTTAGAAAGGAGGGACGAGATACTCAAGCTTGTCTCCTTCGCCTTTGAGAAGCCAAAGTTTGACGTTAACTTTAAGGTTAGGGATGTATACGAATTTCTCAAGAATTTCGCAGAGAGTGATTGTCTCGAGCTCTTCTGGAACGAAATAGGGCTTTCCAAGATTAAGGACAGCAAAATCTTGGAACTTTCATCAGGTCAGACTCAGTTACTCCACTTAATGCAAGCCATATGCAGAAGGTCAGAAATCAAGGTCCTTGATGAGCCCTTCTCCCACCTAGACTATGTTAGGTCTGGCATAATAGGCGATTATTTAGTCAAGAAGGGGTTCCAAGTCATAATGTCTACTCATGTGCCTGAAGAGGCCGACTGGCTAGCTGATTATGTAGTTATACTTAAGGATGGAGAGCTGGTATGGAGTGGACAATTTGAGAGGCTCAGCGAGGACGGATACTATGAGGTTATGGTCAGAGGTCTTTATGTGCCTCCTGGAGTATTGGCCAAAGTAGGAAATGTTTATATAGTCAAGTCAACTCAGGAGGACTTAAAGAAACTCATGCAGGAGGGAAAGATATTAGGTTACAAGAGGGCAGGAGTGAGAAGATACTATGAGGTCTATTAG